Genomic segment of Esox lucius isolate fEsoLuc1 chromosome 15, fEsoLuc1.pri, whole genome shotgun sequence:
TTCCTGACCCTGATCACAATATTTGACAGACCTCAGCTTGACCTTCTGAAGAAGAGAGGGGGTGACCACAGGAGTGTGCATCTCTTCTGGGGGAGTGGGAGAGCTCTGGCTGTGGGACCTATTCTCTTTATTCTGGCTTTCTGTGGTTCCTGGTTTTGACTGCTGTATGGTATTTACTGGAGGTGGGGGTGGACTGCATTTGGGAGGTGGAGGAATGAAGAAGGAAGGACACTTTGTATTTGGTGTTGAGGTGGCTTCTTTGGAAGTCAAACGTGTAACCCCAAGAGCTGGTGATGGGGGGACTTtttgaggaggtggaggtgggatAGTCTGGGGTGGAGGTGGGATTCCCTGCGATACAGGTGAAACTTTCTGGGGTGCAGATTGGGCAAGGTTTGGAGCCCTCACTGTCTCCTCTGATACAGGGGACACAGGTTCTGTTATAACTACCTCGTCTTCGTAACCACTTGGTGGTGGGGGAAGGGGGAGGTCAAGCTCATTCCCAATATTGGCCAAGTCCAAAGGAGATGGGGGCGGGGGCCAAGAAGATTCCCCATAGGGGGAGACTAGTCGGGGCTCTGGAGTCGTCAAAGAGTCTGAGGGCATCAAAAGTGGGGCCACAGGTAGGGTCTGTTTGGAAGCGGGAATAGGATGTGCATGTGGTGTAGAAGAAGATGAGACGTGTGCTAGGGCAAGGCTAGCCACAGATGACGTATCTATTTCAACTTGGGATTCAGTCCTTCCCTCTTTAGTAAGTctatgcatttgtgtgtttacTTTGTCAACACTCTTTCTGGGAGATACCATGGTCGTTACTGACTTTCCATTTACAAAATGACTTGCCTTGACCTTCTCTAGTTTACCTATCATCTGACTTACCTTGACCCTCTCTGATTCAACCTCACTATTCCCTTTCACGCCTTCAGACATCTCCATTTGAGCCGGTCCATTACCTTCCTTTCCTTTAACTACTGGAATAAAACCTTTTCTTTCCTGGACATTTTGACTCTCTGGACCTTTTCCTGACTCATGCGTGTATGCTACTGGATTACTTGTCCCCACAGTGGAAAACTGTTCCCTCTCCTGGTCTGCAAGACCTGTCAGCTCTTTAGCCTCAGGCACATTGACCCTGTTTAGCACACCGACCGCATCCTGCTCTGCTGACAAGTTCTTAACAGAACCCTCTCTAGATGCGGAGGGACACTGCCTTTGCTGTCGTCGATCCTTTGGATTCTTTCTCACCATCGTTTCCATGTTGATGGGTGCAGGGGGACCGAGCAGCAGTTCAAAGGTGCGCTTATTGTGTGCCCACACCtctgggggaggaggagggggagccAACACCTTGGGTGGTGGCGGGATGTTGAAAAGCTCTCGGAGTGCCATGACTGAAGGTGAGGGAGGGACAGCGTTGACTGGGGAGGGTGACTGAGGCTCAGGCGTCTTGCCGCTAACAGGTGGTGGAAATGAAGCCGCtggggatggtgtcctggggaagATGCCTGCTAGTTTGGCCAGGAGGCCTCTCCTGTTCCCGGGGTTTGAGTTATGGGCCTGTTTGGAAGGGGGGGTGGGCGTGCCACCCTGACTGGAATAGCCGCTGGAGGGCGAGACAGTCTTTTTCTGGCCATTTTCTTGAGTGGTCTGTGGAGATAGGTCTGTGGAGACCGGCTGCTCACTGGTCACCTCCTCCTTGATTGTCTGCTGAGGGGTGTCGAAAGGTCTGGTGGCCACAGAGCGTGGAGACTCATCCAGAGAGCTGGTGTCTGCTGTGTACCCGGGGCTATTTGTGTTATCGGAGGGCAGGGCAGTTTTCGCCTCCCTAACCTGAACTGCGCTGCTCTGAGGGGCAACAAACCTGATGTCCGCCAGGTCCCGCGAGCGCCTCTTCATCTTGTCCTTGTGCAGGGAGTAGGAGCGGTTGGGTGGGGCTGGGGCCCTCTTGGGCTTCATCACAGACAGGCTCCGGATGAAGGGCCCATCTTGTTTGTCATCATCCCCTTTGGCTTTCCCCTTGCCATTGGTGGCAGTAACCCAGGAGGTCTTACCGACAGAAGCGTGGATGCCGTCTCTACCCAGGGCCCTCTCCTTGACTgaaccctctccatctccctcctgtGAGCCCCCTTGTCTAGCCGTGCTGTTCgaggagatggtggaggagtCCGACACCAGGGTCTCGGAGGAATCCGAGCGGCTCCACCCGGAGCTGTCGGAGAAGTGTGGCGGGTCATAGCGGGAGGCAGAGGACATGGCGGAGGCGCGGGAGGAGGCTCTCGAGGAGGCAGGGCTGGCCAGCAGCAGTCTGCTCTTACTGACGGTACGGACGCTGCTACGGCTTCGGCTGCGGCTGATCTCCACCACATCGATGGAGGGCGGCAACACGGCGTTGGGGATGATCTTCGACATGTACGCCGCCTGGGGGTTCATGGACATGACCGGGCTGGGCGGCTGCTGATGAGGGTCCATTTGCTGGGGTACAGCCAGGTCGTCCCGGTGGCCGGCTCTAGGGGGAAACCTCTGGACCTGGTTCTCATTGACAGGCTGCAGGCCTTCCATGGACTGCATGTAGATCCTCAACCCGTCCCGGGAGCTAGTCTGGTGAGGCCCATCGATGGTGTGGATGTTCTCGTTCTCACCGTTAGGGAGCCTGTCCTCATCTATAACCTGACGGCATGCCCATGAGGCTCGGTCCAGCCCTTTAGTGAGGAACCACAGAACAAATCAACATTGGTTCATACAGCATGTTGCTACACTGACAAACTGGGACTCTGTGCTTGTACTGAGGATGaaatccaccacaaatatcTTCACAAGTGCCTAACGACTAGTGTACCTAGTTCTCTCTGGATGTGTTGTGGTATCCCCATAACGGTTGTTCTCCTATGTCTCCTTCTAGCCTTGGCCTTCTCCGGCTTCTTCTCTGACTTCAGGGGCCTGAAGGTTGACGCTGGACAAGAAGCAGGAGAGAAAAATAAGTTAGAAATTAAAAACGTCAATAGACATTTTCAATCTAAAACGCATTTACTCATAGATCTGCCAAGCACTGTGACAACATTAAGAAAAAATCCAGCAAATCAGGGTTGGACAAGGCTTGATAGTGGTTCCACTAGGAGCAGTTCTCTAGTTGTGCTCATGCCCGGTTACCTTGGCGGGTCAATCCTGACCGTGTGGATCTAGTGGAGACTGTGGAGCGTGTGGAGACCTGGGACACTGTGTCAGCCATTGTGCTGTCTGACAGAGAGCCTCTCCTATATCCGTAACTGCAACTCTCCGTCTCCGTCTCCGTGTCATCTGGCTGTCGGGTCACCGTTGACTGTAGGAATCCCAAGACCAACAGCAAATGATTAGTATTTGCTACATTAAAGCAAGTTCGGTGTGAATTTGTGATGGGATAACGTTTAGTCATTTGATGTATCACAGTGGATAAAAACAGGCAGACATACAGTGACGCTTCGGTCATCCTGGTAATCAACTCCGTAACTGGTTTCTGAAagaaaagttaaaacatttcaaaattcaAGTGGCCACACAGCTACGTCACTTAACGGGTTCATCTAATCGGGGGTAGGTACATGATGgagaattataatttttttggttctctacagcagtgtttcccaatcccagtcctggggaccccaggtggtgcacatttttgtttttgccatagcgctcacacacctgttttaaatgttgccctaacgcttacacacttgattggcGTAATCAACTATCATCAGGTCTttagtttgaatcaggtgtgtgagtgcattGGCCAAAGCAAAAAATGGGTCCCGAGGActaggattgggaaacactgctctacaGCATAGTTGGTAAAGCATGATGCTTGTAATGCCAGACTAGTGGGCTTAATTCCTGGGAACACCCATTTGTTAAATGTATGCACACATGACTTAAGCTGCTTT
This window contains:
- the LOC105015711 gene encoding uncharacterized protein KIAA1522 homolog isoform X2, translated to MSGRESVGDLIPQDVAEVFAYERNTKGGRRKKRGGSLGRAFSWLKGKKKKDVNANGQSLDFHSGGQKTVKTSPQGHSQVPKQEDEEAHIPSHFQKNVFIEVNRPKYLEDLHSEAQEGLKMQQQEETSYGVDYQDDRSVTSTVTRQPDDTETETESCSYGYRRGSLSDSTMADTVSQVSTRSTVSTRSTRSGLTRQASTFRPLKSEKKPEKAKARRRHRRTTVMGIPQHIQRELGLDRASWACRQVIDEDRLPNGENENIHTIDGPHQTSSRDGLRIYMQSMEGLQPVNENQVQRFPPRAGHRDDLAVPQQMDPHQQPPSPVMSMNPQAAYMSKIIPNAVLPPSIDVVEISRSRSRSSVRTVSKSRLLLASPASSRASSRASAMSSASRYDPPHFSDSSGWSRSDSSETLVSDSSTISSNSTARQGGSQEGDGEGSVKERALGRDGIHASVGKTSWVTATNGKGKAKGDDDKQDGPFIRSLSVMKPKRAPAPPNRSYSLHKDKMKRRSRDLADIRFVAPQSSAVQVREAKTALPSDNTNSPGYTADTSSLDESPRSVATRPFDTPQQTIKEEVTSEQPVSTDLSPQTTQENGQKKTVSPSSGYSSQGGTPTPPSKQAHNSNPGNRRGLLAKLAGIFPRTPSPAASFPPPVSGKTPEPQSPSPVNAVPPSPSVMALRELFNIPPPPKVLAPPPPPPEVWAHNKRTFELLLGPPAPINMETMVRKNPKDRRQQRQCPSASREGSVKNLSAEQDAVGVLNRVNVPEAKELTGLADQEREQFSTVGTSNPVAYTHESGKGPESQNVQERKGFIPVVKGKEGNGPAQMEMSEGVKGNSEVESERVKVSQMIGKLEKVKASHFVNGKSVTTMVSPRKSVDKVNTQMHRLTKEGRTESQVEIDTSSVASLALAHVSSSSTPHAHPIPASKQTLPVAPLLMPSDSLTTPEPRLVSPYGESSWPPPPSPLDLANIGNELDLPLPPPPSGYEDEVVITEPVSPVSEETVRAPNLAQSAPQKVSPVSQGIPPPPQTIPPPPPQKVPPSPALGVTRLTSKEATSTPNTKCPSFFIPPPPKCSPPPPPVNTIQQSKPGTTESQNKENRSHSQSSPTPPEEMHTPVVTPSLLQKVKLRSVKYCDQGQETDQTEVILRAKQPSNGEAPQKPIRRSLIMTSPPSTLTSQPTIITQPSIAPTPNLEATPNLEGTPSPAPVVAPTPAPVVAPTPAPVVAPTPAPVVAPTPAQVATQVPVVAPTPAPVVAPTPAPVVAPTPAPVVAPTPAQVATPVQVATPTPATKATPTPATEATPTPATEATPVPVVTPTPAPVATPTPALVVTPASKVTPTLDTITVKPQPNRISLAPKSSIVTSPTRKSPPDSATTPSMRMQEAIRLRTAARSKEGPPSRLSMPSPTSPAGLKSPTSTASFIFAKSTKKVVIETPSSPETQANLTKNLMAELSSVSNVAKSADTQNRMPPPVARKPKPKAKDVEGGETEHVQTAGQEAQPANDTEAAPNGTTVGVEVSPPPST
- the LOC105015711 gene encoding uncharacterized protein KIAA1522 homolog isoform X1, translating into MSGRESVGDLIPQDVAEVFAYERNTKGGRRKKRGGSLGRAFSWLKGKKKKDVNANGQSLDFHSGGQKTVKTSPQGHSQVPKQEDEEAHIPSHFQKNVFIEVNRPKYLEDLHSEAQEGLKMQQQEETSYGVDYQDDRSVTSTVTRQPDDTETETESCSYGYRRGSLSDSTMADTVSQVSTRSTVSTRSTRSGLTRQASTFRPLKSEKKPEKAKARRRHRRTTVMGIPQHIQRELGLDRASWACRQVIDEDRLPNGENENIHTIDGPHQTSSRDGLRIYMQSMEGLQPVNENQVQRFPPRAGHRDDLAVPQQMDPHQQPPSPVMSMNPQAAYMSKIIPNAVLPPSIDVVEISRSRSRSSVRTVSKSRLLLASPASSRASSRASAMSSASRYDPPHFSDSSGWSRSDSSETLVSDSSTISSNSTARQGGSQEGDGEGSVKERALGRDGIHASVGKTSWVTATNGKGKAKGDDDKQDGPFIRSLSVMKPKRAPAPPNRSYSLHKDKMKRRSRDLADIRFVAPQSSAVQVREAKTALPSDNTNSPGYTADTSSLDESPRSVATRPFDTPQQTIKEEVTSEQPVSTDLSPQTTQENGQKKTVSPSSGYSSQGGTPTPPSKQAHNSNPGNRRGLLAKLAGIFPRTPSPAASFPPPVSGKTPEPQSPSPVNAVPPSPSVMALRELFNIPPPPKVLAPPPPPPEVWAHNKRTFELLLGPPAPINMETMVRKNPKDRRQQRQCPSASREGSVKNLSAEQDAVGVLNRVNVPEAKELTGLADQEREQFSTVGTSNPVAYTHESGKGPESQNVQERKGFIPVVKGKEGNGPAQMEMSEGVKGNSEVESERVKVSQMIGKLEKVKASHFVNGKSVTTMVSPRKSVDKVNTQMHRLTKEGRTESQVEIDTSSVASLALAHVSSSSTPHAHPIPASKQTLPVAPLLMPSDSLTTPEPRLVSPYGESSWPPPPSPLDLANIGNELDLPLPPPPSGYEDEVVITEPVSPVSEETVRAPNLAQSAPQKVSPVSQGIPPPPQTIPPPPPQKVPPSPALGVTRLTSKEATSTPNTKCPSFFIPPPPKCSPPPPPVNTIQQSKPGTTESQNKENRSHSQSSPTPPEEMHTPVVTPSLLQKVKLRSVKYCDQGQETDQTEVILRAKQPSNGEAPQKPIRRSLIMTSPPSTLTSQPTIITQPSIAPTPNLEATPNLEGTPSPAPVVAPTPAPVVAPTPAPVVAPTPAPVVAPTPAQVATQVPVVAPTPAPVVAPTPAPVVAPTPAPVVAPTPAQVATPVQVATPTPATKATPTPATEATPTPATEATPVPVVTPTPAPVVTPVSVATPTPATEATPVPVVTPTPAPVVTPVSVVTPTPATVATPAPVATPTPALVVTPASKVTPTLDTITVKPQPNRISLAPKSSIVTSPTRKSPPDSATTPSMRMQEAIRLRTAARSKEGPPSRLSMPSPTSPAGLKSPTSTASFIFAKSTKKVVIETPSSPETQANLTKNLMAELSSVSNVAKSADTQNRMPPPVARKPKPKAKDVEGGETEHVQTAGQEAQPANDTEAAPNGTTVGVEVSPPPST
- the LOC105015711 gene encoding uncharacterized protein KIAA1522 homolog isoform X3, whose protein sequence is MVVLLTPNVYCLPVSLRFKRKVPKQEDEEAHIPSHFQKNVFIEVNRPKYLEDLHSEAQEGLKMQQQEETSYGVDYQDDRSVTSTVTRQPDDTETETESCSYGYRRGSLSDSTMADTVSQVSTRSTVSTRSTRSGLTRQASTFRPLKSEKKPEKAKARRRHRRTTVMGIPQHIQRELGLDRASWACRQVIDEDRLPNGENENIHTIDGPHQTSSRDGLRIYMQSMEGLQPVNENQVQRFPPRAGHRDDLAVPQQMDPHQQPPSPVMSMNPQAAYMSKIIPNAVLPPSIDVVEISRSRSRSSVRTVSKSRLLLASPASSRASSRASAMSSASRYDPPHFSDSSGWSRSDSSETLVSDSSTISSNSTARQGGSQEGDGEGSVKERALGRDGIHASVGKTSWVTATNGKGKAKGDDDKQDGPFIRSLSVMKPKRAPAPPNRSYSLHKDKMKRRSRDLADIRFVAPQSSAVQVREAKTALPSDNTNSPGYTADTSSLDESPRSVATRPFDTPQQTIKEEVTSEQPVSTDLSPQTTQENGQKKTVSPSSGYSSQGGTPTPPSKQAHNSNPGNRRGLLAKLAGIFPRTPSPAASFPPPVSGKTPEPQSPSPVNAVPPSPSVMALRELFNIPPPPKVLAPPPPPPEVWAHNKRTFELLLGPPAPINMETMVRKNPKDRRQQRQCPSASREGSVKNLSAEQDAVGVLNRVNVPEAKELTGLADQEREQFSTVGTSNPVAYTHESGKGPESQNVQERKGFIPVVKGKEGNGPAQMEMSEGVKGNSEVESERVKVSQMIGKLEKVKASHFVNGKSVTTMVSPRKSVDKVNTQMHRLTKEGRTESQVEIDTSSVASLALAHVSSSSTPHAHPIPASKQTLPVAPLLMPSDSLTTPEPRLVSPYGESSWPPPPSPLDLANIGNELDLPLPPPPSGYEDEVVITEPVSPVSEETVRAPNLAQSAPQKVSPVSQGIPPPPQTIPPPPPQKVPPSPALGVTRLTSKEATSTPNTKCPSFFIPPPPKCSPPPPPVNTIQQSKPGTTESQNKENRSHSQSSPTPPEEMHTPVVTPSLLQKVKLRSVKYCDQGQETDQTEVILRAKQPSNGEAPQKPIRRSLIMTSPPSTLTSQPTIITQPSIAPTPNLEATPNLEGTPSPAPVVAPTPAPVVAPTPAPVVAPTPAPVVAPTPAQVATQVPVVAPTPAPVVAPTPAPVVAPTPAPVVAPTPAQVATPVQVATPTPATKATPTPATEATPTPATEATPVPVVTPTPAPVVTPVSVATPTPATEATPVPVVTPTPAPVVTPVSVVTPTPATVATPAPVATPTPALVVTPASKVTPTLDTITVKPQPNRISLAPKSSIVTSPTRKSPPDSATTPSMRMQEAIRLRTAARSKEGPPSRLSMPSPTSPAGLKSPTSTASFIFAKSTKKVVIETPSSPETQANLTKNLMAELSSVSNVAKSADTQNRMPPPVARKPKPKAKDVEGGETEHVQTAGQEAQPANDTEAAPNGTTVGVEVSPPPST